In Acidobacteriota bacterium, the following proteins share a genomic window:
- a CDS encoding TonB-dependent receptor, whose protein sequence is MTRWFIFLIFLSSFSLFAEENTIKGKILDKRTKEAIPAYVMVKGTSQGVTAYEDGSFEIKTDREEVELIIYLIGYKTKEIRAKKGDFLEIELEPEPISSHEVLVTAESRVSDDKSQKTVTLTMMDVYNNPGAAGDPVYAAQILPGVNTIPDAANLIIRGGAPDEVGYYLDGIEIEYPYQSESLKEGYFSIFDNQMIDSFSVSTSGFSPRFGDALSGVVDISTKDRVTKKQLAIGLSILGLNSFTTLPFGKRASFIGSLSAGHSNLMTKINGQKGYLFKNGESIGKLIFNISNKTNLRLLYLLHEYRFLDKVGDFTTKTSNQVFGLTLNTILSKNLFSRLILSTVNHRASYLFPFFSFGLEGSSIEGRFGLTWDFKGHLIESGSELQRKKTDLTFKGSESFSSEGNRFGFYLNDKFRVIDNLFASVGIRSSTLDLINYRPSWDPRFSLAYLLTPSQILRFSAGIYHQFVDYAYMQENPDLKLKKSVHYSISYDSVKDEDAFRITLYNKRYINLFLFEGNRVTNNGYGYARGAELFTKRNRKSYDLIFVYNFLNSKRKEGGILSLARSPYEIDHSFTAIFTLKRGYDSIGIRWSYASGLPYTPSLGNEWDE, encoded by the coding sequence ATGACAAGATGGTTTATTTTTCTTATATTTTTATCTTCATTTTCTCTTTTTGCAGAAGAAAATACTATAAAGGGGAAAATCTTAGATAAACGCACCAAAGAGGCTATCCCAGCCTATGTCATGGTTAAGGGAACCTCTCAAGGAGTCACTGCTTATGAGGATGGTTCCTTTGAGATTAAAACAGATAGAGAGGAGGTGGAGCTAATCATATATCTTATTGGCTACAAAACTAAAGAGATAAGAGCTAAAAAGGGTGATTTTCTTGAAATTGAGCTTGAGCCTGAGCCGATTTCTTCCCACGAGGTTTTAGTCACTGCCGAGAGTCGGGTCTCTGATGATAAAAGTCAGAAGACAGTGACCCTCACGATGATGGATGTTTATAATAACCCTGGAGCTGCTGGAGATCCTGTATATGCAGCTCAGATTCTTCCTGGAGTTAATACAATTCCAGATGCAGCTAATCTCATAATAAGGGGAGGTGCTCCTGATGAGGTTGGATATTACTTAGATGGAATAGAGATAGAATATCCCTATCAAAGTGAATCTTTGAAAGAAGGCTATTTCAGCATATTTGACAATCAAATGATCGATAGCTTTTCAGTTTCTACTTCAGGTTTTTCCCCCAGATTTGGTGATGCCCTTTCAGGGGTTGTGGATATAAGCACCAAGGATCGGGTTACAAAGAAACAGTTGGCCATAGGCTTATCTATTCTGGGTCTGAACAGTTTTACAACCTTGCCCTTTGGGAAAAGGGCAAGCTTCATCGGAAGTTTAAGTGCTGGTCATTCCAATCTTATGACTAAAATAAATGGACAAAAAGGCTATCTCTTTAAGAATGGAGAATCTATTGGAAAGCTCATCTTTAATATAAGTAATAAAACCAACCTTAGGCTGCTTTACCTTCTGCATGAATATCGATTTCTCGATAAGGTGGGAGATTTTACTACAAAGACATCAAATCAAGTGTTTGGTTTGACCCTTAATACCATCCTTTCCAAAAATCTTTTTTCAAGACTCATTTTATCAACGGTAAATCATAGAGCTTCATATCTTTTCCCATTCTTTTCCTTTGGGTTGGAAGGTTCCTCAATTGAGGGAAGATTTGGTCTTACATGGGATTTCAAAGGACACCTGATAGAATCAGGTTCTGAGTTACAAAGAAAAAAGACAGATTTAACATTCAAAGGATCAGAGAGCTTTAGCTCTGAGGGAAATAGATTCGGATTCTACCTTAATGATAAATTCAGAGTTATTGATAATCTTTTTGCTTCAGTGGGAATTCGATCTTCTACCCTTGATCTGATTAACTACAGGCCGAGTTGGGATCCAAGATTCTCTCTGGCATACCTTTTAACTCCTTCTCAGATCCTCAGGTTTTCAGCAGGAATATACCATCAATTCGTAGATTATGCCTATATGCAGGAGAATCCTGATTTAAAACTAAAGAAATCTGTTCATTATTCCATTAGCTACGATAGTGTCAAAGATGAAGACGCTTTCAGGATCACCCTTTATAATAAAAGATACATAAACCTTTTCCTTTTTGAAGGCAACCGCGTTACCAACAATGGTTATGGATATGCCCGAGGTGCTGAACTTTTTACAAAGAGGAATAGAAAGTCATATGACCTCATCTTTGTTTATAACTTTCTCAATTCCAAAAGAAAGGAAGGGGGTATTCTTTCCCTTGCGAGATCCCCCTATGAGATAGATCATTCCTTTACAGCAATTTTTACTCTGAAAAGGGGATACGATTCCATAGGAATAAGATGGTCTTATGCCTCAGGCCTTCCATATACTCCCTCTTTAGGAAATGAATGGGATGAGG
- a CDS encoding ABC transporter permease, protein MKELIKVSAIEIKFFLREKVAVFFTFLFPLFILFLFGSIWGKNPKYFGYLIPMLIAMVGFSNALYGLGLTLSYYRESGIFKRIGITPLKAHTYIYGLILVRVLIILIQSFFLLALGIVLYGLKIEGNFWILLLSILIGILSMLSIGGVVATISKNHETALAISNFTLTPVLFLSGAFIPLFLFPKALQHIAKVSPVYYFIKILQDIIIFGKGLKDEWISFSVLIFCLIFCFLITAKTFKLKEQ, encoded by the coding sequence ATGAAAGAATTGATTAAGGTTTCAGCGATTGAGATAAAGTTCTTTTTAAGAGAAAAGGTTGCAGTTTTTTTCACTTTTCTCTTCCCATTGTTTATCCTTTTTCTTTTTGGAAGTATATGGGGAAAAAACCCGAAATATTTTGGCTATTTAATTCCTATGCTCATAGCCATGGTAGGCTTTTCTAATGCTCTTTATGGACTTGGATTAACCTTATCTTATTATAGGGAATCAGGAATTTTTAAAAGGATAGGGATTACTCCCCTTAAAGCACACACATACATCTACGGACTTATTTTAGTCCGGGTGCTTATCATCCTGATTCAGTCATTTTTTCTTTTAGCTCTGGGTATAGTTTTGTATGGACTAAAAATAGAAGGGAATTTTTGGATTCTGCTCCTATCAATTTTAATAGGAATCCTTTCAATGCTTTCCATTGGTGGGGTTGTTGCTACCATTTCAAAGAATCATGAGACTGCTCTGGCAATCTCTAATTTTACCCTGACACCTGTTCTTTTTTTAAGCGGTGCTTTTATACCCCTTTTTCTTTTTCCCAAGGCTCTTCAACACATTGCTAAGGTAAGCCCTGTTTACTATTTTATAAAGATATTACAGGATATTATAATCTTTGGAAAAGGATTAAAGGACGAATGGATTAGCTTTTCCGTACTGATTTTTTGTTTGATCTTTTGTTTCTTGATAACTGCTAAGACCTTTAAGCTTAAAGAGCAATGA
- a CDS encoding tetratricopeptide repeat protein, translating to MKNLKKLYIVFIICSLSFGLSFEKLDEAKDLLKKGVDNWDISSMEKARDLFISLILTEKENPYIYYYISLADYRVATFFLTKEKKKAERYLQEGLDYLDKAIKINPAIGELYALYGSLLGIKIGLKPEEAMFIGMEIDRYFSMALEKDPENPRVNLLKGIDLLYTPEQFGGGAKNALKYLERSILLFEKERVEDALKPSWGKEEAYTYLGMAWQKMDEKEKAYEALKKALEINPSFGYARIQLNQLEKSKKEPK from the coding sequence ATGAAAAATTTAAAAAAACTTTATATTGTTTTTATCATCTGTTCTTTATCCTTTGGTTTGTCTTTTGAGAAGTTGGATGAAGCTAAGGATCTTCTCAAGAAAGGAGTGGATAACTGGGATATCTCTTCCATGGAGAAGGCAAGGGATCTCTTTATAAGTCTTATTTTAACAGAAAAGGAAAACCCCTATATTTACTATTACATAAGTCTTGCAGATTACAGAGTTGCCACATTTTTCCTAACCAAGGAAAAAAAGAAAGCAGAGAGATACCTTCAGGAAGGGCTGGATTATCTTGATAAAGCAATAAAGATAAATCCTGCTATTGGTGAGCTATATGCTCTCTATGGCTCCCTTTTAGGGATAAAGATAGGACTAAAGCCAGAAGAGGCTATGTTTATAGGTATGGAGATAGATAGATACTTTTCCATGGCTCTGGAAAAAGATCCTGAGAATCCGAGGGTTAATCTTCTTAAAGGAATAGACCTCCTTTATACCCCTGAGCAGTTTGGAGGGGGTGCAAAGAATGCCTTAAAATACCTTGAGAGATCCATATTATTATTTGAAAAGGAAAGGGTAGAAGATGCTCTTAAGCCCTCCTGGGGCAAGGAGGAAGCCTATACCTATCTTGGGATGGCATGGCAGAAGATGGATGAAAAAGAGAAGGCTTATGAAGCCCTTAAAAAGGCCCTGGAGATAAACCCATCCTTTGGATATGCAAGGATTCAGCTTAATCAACTTGAAAAATCAAAAAAGGAGCCTAAATGA